Below is a genomic region from Trichoderma asperellum chromosome 2, complete sequence.
TACCAACGGCCACAGGGACATGTTTTCAGGACATGGAAAATGTCCTGAATGAATCGTAAAGTGGACTTACTGGTGAGATACCGTGGCTTGGACGACCTTGCTTTTATCTATTTATACCTCGAGATTTCCCCTGTTGATCAAAATTATTTCTCTCATCATCACAACTTCAGTCACAATCACATCTCATCACCCAACAACACAATCAACCACCTCACTTTCGGTTTAATACCTACCACAACACTTCAAAATGGAGACCGCCAAGCAAGCTTTCAACTACGTCGCTGAGACCGTTCAGGGCGCTGCCTCTGGTGCTAGCAAGGAGACCAACAAGGAGATTGCCAAGAACGACAATGTCAATGTTTCCACTCGGTAAGCCGGAGCAAATATCCCGAAAATCCGTAGCTCATAGTGCAGTCTGCTGACAACTCGCAGTCTTTCCGCAGCCAAGGATGCCGTCGGCGACAAAATTGACGAATCAACGCACAATGGCAAGGCCGAAGCTCACAAGCAGCTGGCTGAAAACAACTAAATAGGGATGAAGGACCTCGAGGCCTTCAATGGCGTTCGGAACGGATCATAGCGATGGAAGCCTGTAGTCTACCAGGCATGAATTGATATGAATTGAATTTTCGCACActtcatttctctctcccgTGTCCGATGATAAATATGCGTGAATTTGTTACGACCTGTAAAAAGAGGACTGTAGGCCTTGCAAGTGCTTCGCAGGATAACTGTGCTGCTCAATTGGTGGAGAAAACAACCGCAAAATGTTCAAGAGCCATGCGTGGCTCGCTCTAGGCAAGGTAATTCGTA
It encodes:
- a CDS encoding uncharacterized protein (EggNog:ENOG41), with product METAKQAFNYVAETVQGAASGASKETNKEIAKNDNVNVSTRLSAAKDAVGDKIDESTHNGKAEAHKQLAENN